The following coding sequences lie in one Cannabis sativa cultivar Pink pepper isolate KNU-18-1 chromosome 5, ASM2916894v1, whole genome shotgun sequence genomic window:
- the LOC133038385 gene encoding uncharacterized protein LOC133038385 produces MENFRKTLDHCHLSAIPCKGDVYTWTNKNHHGNIVRERLDRGFINHKWSEFFIEDPISHLDFYHSDHRALAYIVSQSVSTAQSHQRHTRFRFEQFWLKDVDCRNIIQESWHHMASDNPTSSLLHNIAASSAALQDWNLRKYGQMGRDISAAHKISAHLHNSHNNSAAHLQQVENADKILDELLEKEELYWQQRARVDWLQSGDSNTKFFHSRAKTRNKNNKIKKLQAENGGVVHT; encoded by the coding sequence ATGGAAAATTTCAGGAAGACCTTAGATCATTGTCATCTTAGTGCAATTCCTTGTAAGGGTGATGTATACACCTGGACTAATAAAAACCACCATGGGAATATTGTTAGAGAAAGGCTTGATAGAGGTTTCATCAATCACAAGTGGTCTGAATTCTTCATTGAAGATCCTATATCTCATCTTGATTTTTACCACTCGGATCATCGAGCTTTAGCATATATTGTATCACAATCGGTGTCTACTGCTCAATCTCATCAGAGGCATACTCGGTTTCGTTTTGAACAATTTTGGCTCAAGGATGTTGACTGCCGAAACATCATTCAGGAGTCTTGGCACCATATGGCTTCGGACAATCCTACCTCTTCGCTGCTGCATAATATTGCAGCAAGTTCGGCTGCTCTTCAAGATTGGAATCTTAGGAAGTATGGACAAATGGGAAGAGATATATCTGCAGCTCATAAAATATCAGCACACCTTCACAATAGCCATAACAACTCGGCTGCCCATCTTCAACAAGTGGAAAATGCTGATAAAATATTGGATGAATTACTGGAAAAAGAGGAACTTTATTGGCAGCAGCGAGCAAGGGTCGACTGGCTTCAAAGTGGGGATTCGAATACCAAATTTTTCCATTCTCGAGCTAAAACCAGAAACAAGAATAATAAGATTAAAAAGTTACAAGCTGAGAATGGTGGTGTTGTTCATACTTAG